One genomic region from Leptospira tipperaryensis encodes:
- a CDS encoding HAD family hydrolase, with protein sequence MKIKAILFDYDDTLVQTRKVRYGTLKNLAKEKFQFELKDSHIDEAWGLPGDDFLRRVYGKYSEDLESLWEVYNSFCERDPNLTFPGVEDFLQKYNSHFHFGILSSSSGRRVLKEIEGFSFPKDSFFAIQTAEDTNVHKPNPKVFLPILEEAQKRKLDSSEILYVGDTIGDATASIGAGLKFLGMAHEDSSAELFQKENLEFVSSFLELERWIESLSF encoded by the coding sequence ATGAAAATCAAAGCCATTCTTTTTGACTACGACGATACCCTGGTGCAGACAAGAAAGGTTCGTTACGGAACTCTGAAGAATCTTGCCAAAGAAAAGTTTCAGTTTGAATTGAAGGATTCTCATATCGACGAGGCTTGGGGTTTACCCGGAGACGATTTTTTAAGAAGGGTCTATGGAAAATATTCCGAAGATTTGGAGAGTCTCTGGGAAGTTTACAATTCATTTTGCGAAAGAGATCCGAATCTTACGTTTCCGGGCGTTGAGGACTTCCTACAAAAATACAACTCACATTTTCATTTTGGAATTCTTTCCTCTTCCAGCGGAAGAAGGGTTTTAAAAGAGATCGAAGGCTTTTCTTTTCCCAAAGATTCTTTCTTTGCGATTCAAACCGCCGAAGACACAAACGTCCACAAACCAAATCCAAAAGTATTTCTTCCCATCTTGGAAGAAGCGCAGAAGAGAAAGCTCGATTCGTCTGAGATTCTCTATGTCGGAGATACGATCGGGGATGCTACCGCTTCGATTGGCGCCGGTTTGAAGTTCTTAGGGATGGCTCACGAAGATTCATCTGCGGAGCTCTTTCAAAAAGAAAATTTGGAATTTGTTTCTTCGTTCTTGGAGTTGGAACGCTGGATCGAGTCTTTGTCTTTTTGA
- the perRB gene encoding peroxide-responsive transcriptional repressor PerRB, whose amino-acid sequence MEALFTKKACLTPTEIEQRLKSVSIQPTMQRISICQYVLCEADHPTAEEVKEWVDSRSFKMSLATVYNTLNILVSAGLLREFKFSCLGKSVYDSNIVDHYHFFDEASGKFHDIDPSLLSLSSHLPSQFQVNKTDILLTGNLDSNPKD is encoded by the coding sequence ATGGAAGCGTTGTTTACAAAGAAAGCCTGTCTGACCCCGACCGAGATCGAACAGAGATTGAAGTCTGTTTCCATCCAGCCGACGATGCAGAGAATTTCGATCTGTCAGTATGTTCTCTGTGAAGCAGATCACCCCACGGCAGAAGAAGTAAAAGAATGGGTGGATAGCCGTTCTTTTAAGATGAGTCTTGCGACCGTCTACAATACGTTAAACATTCTTGTGAGCGCGGGACTTTTGAGAGAATTCAAATTCTCCTGTCTTGGAAAGTCGGTCTACGACAGTAATATCGTGGATCACTATCATTTTTTTGACGAGGCTTCCGGAAAGTTTCACGATATCGATCCTTCTCTTCTTTCTCTCAGTTCTCATCTTCCATCACAGTTTCAAGTAAACAAGACCGACATCTTGCTTACCGGAAATCTGGATTCTAATCCTAAAGATTGA
- a CDS encoding class I SAM-dependent DNA methyltransferase produces the protein MKLYNELAEFYFDIEKPARKIDSEAKFLDRLFRKHRIMTILDMGCGTGEHVRYFQSLGYRPKGIDSSSRMIDVAKKRYSHCKFDVAPMQKYQSGFLLDCVISLFGSFNYLLTNEEIDSTLKLIEQNLKPAGLAILEVWNAEPLRAIKRKPITPVAQIKSQNATIQRNRGFRLVRADTSTMVEVNYIYQINTREIRDKHVMRVFYLPEIEKMILRHKFEIMHVYSGFNETKFKNSAGRMILVLKRKSA, from the coding sequence ATGAAGTTGTACAACGAACTCGCAGAATTCTACTTTGATATTGAAAAACCCGCTCGTAAGATCGATTCGGAAGCTAAGTTTTTAGATCGCCTTTTCCGCAAACACAGAATCATGACGATTTTGGATATGGGCTGCGGAACCGGAGAACACGTCCGTTACTTTCAATCCCTCGGCTACAGACCCAAGGGAATCGATTCTTCCTCGCGGATGATCGACGTCGCAAAAAAAAGATATTCTCACTGCAAGTTTGACGTTGCTCCCATGCAGAAGTATCAATCCGGTTTTCTTTTGGATTGTGTCATCAGTCTTTTCGGTTCGTTTAACTATCTCTTAACGAACGAAGAGATCGATTCCACTCTCAAGCTCATCGAACAAAATTTGAAACCGGCGGGTCTTGCCATTTTGGAAGTCTGGAACGCGGAGCCACTCCGAGCGATCAAAAGAAAACCGATCACTCCCGTGGCTCAGATCAAATCTCAGAACGCGACGATTCAGAGAAACAGAGGTTTTCGTCTGGTCAGGGCCGATACCTCGACGATGGTGGAAGTCAACTATATCTATCAGATCAATACCCGTGAAATCAGAGACAAACACGTTATGCGCGTTTTCTATCTTCCCGAGATCGAAAAGATGATCCTCAGACATAAATTCGAAATCATGCACGTCTACTCCGGCTTTAACGAAACCAAGTTTAAGAATTCCGCCGGAAGAATGATTCTGGTTTTAAAAAGAAAAAGCGCTTAG
- a CDS encoding chemotaxis protein CheX produces MSVSIDPLLDEKFILTISQIFPEYLDKTLNVAAIREAFGPSKNEGLCYENCTMVEFKGEVEGKLFLAMDGYTKLKLLPMIARSFHIDPTVRADAPSILMEFANQICGSLISEMRLGRFETELLPPEILNHKLVSIDLETYRQYILIYFLKDAREKQYLGRIYLILLMKKF; encoded by the coding sequence TTGTCTGTGAGTATCGATCCATTACTCGACGAGAAATTCATTCTTACCATTTCTCAGATCTTTCCGGAATATCTGGATAAGACCTTAAACGTCGCTGCAATACGCGAAGCGTTCGGACCTTCCAAAAACGAAGGACTTTGTTACGAGAACTGTACGATGGTCGAATTCAAAGGTGAGGTCGAGGGAAAATTATTTCTTGCGATGGACGGTTATACGAAGTTGAAATTACTTCCGATGATCGCAAGATCCTTTCACATCGATCCCACCGTTCGAGCGGACGCACCTTCGATTCTTATGGAATTTGCAAATCAGATCTGCGGGTCTTTGATTTCCGAGATGCGTCTGGGAAGATTTGAAACCGAACTCCTTCCTCCCGAAATTCTAAATCACAAACTCGTTTCGATCGATCTCGAAACCTATCGTCAATACATTCTGATTTACTTTCTAAAAGACGCCCGCGAAAAACAATATCTGGGAAGAATCTATCTCATCCTTCTGATGAAAAAGTTTTGA
- the lpdA gene encoding dihydrolipoyl dehydrogenase has protein sequence MPESYDLTVIGAGPGGYVAAIRGAQLGMNVCIIEKERPGGICLNWGCIPTKALLESAHLLEKMHSAKEFGIDSNGAKPDFPKIVQRSRDVADTMASGVEFLLNKNKITRKKGTAVFKDSNTIWLPDTSKEEIVSKYFIIATGARARELPGLPFDGKTVLSSRSAMVLEKIPESLLIVGAGAIGVEFADFYSAMGTKITLVEMLDQILPVEDKEISTFLEKSFLKRGIRVLTGVGVSSPELKDGKVKVLLKGKNLPEAGEILEAEKILVSIGLIPNTDSMNLEEIGVFLQKGFVKTDTKYKTSVSHIYAIGDCNGPPLLAHVASMEGIKAAEAISIHAGNPHNLSYTPIDYNAIPGCTYCHPEVASIGFTEKKAIDLGYTISVGKFPFIGNGRARAMGDAGGFTKVIVDKNSGEILGAHLIGPGVTELLPAVALGITQELTAKEIASTIFAHPTLSETVMESFGVALGEAINL, from the coding sequence ATGCCAGAATCCTACGATCTTACCGTCATCGGAGCGGGGCCGGGCGGTTACGTCGCCGCCATCCGAGGCGCTCAATTGGGAATGAATGTTTGTATCATCGAAAAGGAAAGACCGGGAGGAATCTGCCTCAACTGGGGTTGTATTCCCACGAAGGCTCTTTTGGAATCGGCTCATCTTTTGGAAAAAATGCATTCGGCGAAAGAATTCGGGATCGATTCAAACGGAGCCAAACCCGATTTTCCAAAGATCGTACAACGTTCCCGGGACGTAGCCGACACAATGGCCTCGGGTGTGGAATTTCTTTTAAATAAAAATAAGATCACAAGAAAAAAGGGAACCGCCGTATTCAAAGATTCGAATACGATTTGGCTGCCCGATACTTCCAAAGAAGAAATCGTCTCCAAGTATTTTATCATCGCGACGGGTGCGAGAGCCCGCGAACTTCCGGGTCTTCCTTTCGACGGAAAGACGGTTTTATCTTCGAGAAGCGCGATGGTGTTGGAAAAAATTCCCGAATCCCTTTTGATCGTCGGAGCCGGTGCGATCGGGGTCGAGTTCGCCGACTTCTATTCCGCGATGGGAACCAAAATCACGTTAGTCGAAATGCTGGACCAGATTCTTCCCGTGGAAGATAAAGAGATTTCGACATTCTTAGAAAAGTCCTTTCTAAAAAGAGGCATCCGTGTTTTGACCGGAGTTGGAGTTTCCAGTCCGGAACTAAAGGACGGAAAAGTCAAAGTTCTTTTAAAGGGAAAAAATCTTCCGGAAGCAGGAGAAATCTTAGAGGCTGAAAAAATTCTCGTTTCGATCGGTCTTATTCCTAACACCGATTCGATGAACTTAGAAGAAATCGGAGTTTTTTTACAAAAAGGTTTTGTAAAAACCGATACAAAATACAAAACTAGCGTCTCTCATATCTACGCGATCGGAGACTGCAACGGCCCCCCTCTTCTCGCACACGTCGCTTCCATGGAAGGAATCAAGGCCGCCGAAGCGATTTCGATCCACGCAGGAAATCCGCATAACCTCAGTTATACGCCCATCGATTACAATGCGATCCCCGGTTGTACGTATTGTCATCCCGAAGTCGCTTCCATAGGATTCACGGAAAAAAAAGCGATCGATCTCGGTTATACGATCAGCGTCGGTAAATTTCCGTTTATCGGAAACGGCCGCGCTCGAGCGATGGGAGACGCCGGCGGTTTTACAAAAGTAATCGTGGATAAAAATTCCGGAGAAATCTTAGGCGCGCATCTCATCGGCCCCGGTGTGACGGAACTTCTTCCGGCGGTCGCTCTCGGAATCACTCAGGAATTGACGGCGAAGGAAATCGCTTCTACGATTTTTGCCCATCCCACACTTTCAGAAACCGTAATGGAATCCTTCGGAGTGGCGTTGGGAGAAGCGATCAATCTTTAG
- a CDS encoding sodium:proton antiporter, producing the protein MKQKLTSVLLAILLTLPAVALLADEPTGETQPQVQSSENHDSSHDEAATGGHHEAQGEDLPYWSVIPFVLILLSIALLPIVSHTTSHWWESNTNKLILALALAAVSFAILVFHGWFGKIVHTLVFEYVPFIILLGALFYISGGIRLKGDIEATPVNNTIFLIIGTFLASFIGTTGASMLLIRPILKTNSERKHVVHTVIFFIFLVSNIGGSLTPLGDPPLFLGYLIGVPFTWTFKLLPELLVAGTLLLVTYFIWDTIAYKKEETKDIKKDHAHKHPISLEGQVNFIWLLGVVLSVAFINQNYIPEIAENPYLAFIREGVLIGIIVASKLTTRGHVREHNKFTLHPIQEVAYLFIGIFITMIPALILLEHHGKDLGVTETWQFFWVTGLFSGVLDNAPTYLTFLSLAKGTLGMTDVAQILADPHAESILKSISVGAVFMGALTYIGNAPNFMVKSVAEENNVKMPSFGGYVLYSFSILIPTFILLTFIFFR; encoded by the coding sequence ATGAAACAAAAACTTACATCCGTCCTTCTGGCGATCCTTCTTACTCTGCCCGCAGTGGCGCTCTTGGCCGACGAACCGACTGGTGAAACACAACCTCAGGTTCAGTCTTCCGAGAATCACGATTCTTCCCATGACGAAGCGGCGACCGGCGGTCATCACGAAGCTCAAGGAGAAGACCTTCCGTATTGGAGTGTGATTCCCTTTGTTCTGATTCTTCTGAGCATCGCGCTTCTTCCGATCGTTTCTCACACGACTTCTCATTGGTGGGAGAGTAACACGAATAAGCTGATCTTGGCTCTGGCCTTGGCCGCGGTCTCCTTTGCGATCCTGGTTTTCCACGGTTGGTTTGGAAAGATCGTTCACACCCTCGTTTTTGAGTATGTGCCCTTTATCATCCTACTCGGCGCGCTCTTTTATATTTCGGGCGGAATCCGTTTGAAAGGCGATATTGAAGCGACTCCTGTAAACAATACGATCTTTTTGATCATCGGAACCTTCCTCGCTTCCTTTATCGGAACGACGGGAGCTTCTATGCTTCTGATTCGTCCGATCCTAAAAACAAACTCGGAAAGAAAACACGTGGTTCACACCGTTATCTTTTTTATCTTTCTTGTTTCGAACATCGGGGGTTCCTTGACTCCTCTTGGAGATCCTCCTCTTTTCTTGGGTTATTTGATCGGAGTTCCGTTTACTTGGACTTTCAAGCTTCTTCCGGAATTGCTCGTAGCGGGAACTCTTCTTCTCGTCACGTATTTTATTTGGGATACGATCGCTTACAAAAAAGAAGAAACAAAGGATATTAAAAAAGATCACGCACACAAACATCCGATCAGCCTCGAAGGTCAGGTGAATTTTATCTGGCTCTTGGGAGTTGTCTTGTCAGTTGCGTTTATCAACCAAAACTACATTCCTGAAATTGCAGAGAATCCCTATCTCGCGTTTATCAGAGAAGGAGTTTTGATCGGAATCATTGTGGCTTCTAAGTTGACCACGAGAGGACACGTAAGGGAACACAACAAGTTTACCCTTCATCCGATCCAGGAAGTCGCGTATCTTTTTATCGGGATTTTCATTACGATGATTCCTGCTCTGATTCTTTTAGAACACCACGGAAAAGATTTGGGTGTTACGGAAACCTGGCAGTTCTTTTGGGTAACGGGTTTGTTCTCGGGGGTTCTTGACAACGCACCGACCTATCTCACGTTCTTATCTTTAGCGAAGGGAACTCTGGGAATGACGGACGTCGCACAAATCTTAGCGGATCCTCACGCGGAAAGTATTTTGAAATCGATTTCAGTGGGCGCCGTATTTATGGGAGCGCTTACTTATATCGGGAATGCGCCTAACTTCATGGTGAAATCCGTCGCAGAAGAAAACAACGTAAAGATGCCGAGTTTCGGAGGATACGTTCTGTATTCCTTTTCGATTCTGATTCCAACGTTTATTCTTCTTACGTTTATCTTCTTCCGTTAA